GAAAGAGCAGCTCGATGGGCAGCAGCGTTGCCGCGCCGGCGAGATTAAACAGGGCATGCTGCCAAGCCACGGCGCGAGCAGCGGAAGAACGAAGCACCAGGCTGAGCAGCAAAGGCGTGAGCACTGTGCCGATATTGGCGCCAAAGATCGCGGCGATCGCCACCTGGGTGGGCAGTTGCGAAGTAGCCACCAGGTTCACAATGAGTACTGAGGCCAGGGAGGATGATTGCAGCACGATCGTCACCACAATGCCGAGGAGCAGGGCAAAGACCATGCTTTGGGGCCGCGCGAGCAGCTCGCGGCTGGTATCGCTAAAGAGGGTGCCGAGGCTTTGGCTTAACACCCCGAGGCAAAACGCCATGGCGCATAGGCAAGCAAGCAGCGCGCCGAAGAGTGCCGCCTGCCCCAAGCGTGTGAGCGATATTTCATCCATGCCGCTTCATATTCTTACATGCCCTAAGGAGTAGCGTGGAACACTCCCCATTATTGAAAGGTGGCGTTGTTGCGCGAATCAAGGATTAGCACCGGCCTTCTTGCAGGCCTTGCCCTGCTCATGGCCTCGGGACCATTTGCAATCGACATGTATCTGCCCACATTGCCGGCATTGGCAAGGGATCTGCGTACCCCCGAAAGTTCCGTGCAGCTCACGCTCACGGCTTTCATGGTGGGCATGGCCGTAGGCCAGCTCGTGGTGGGCACCATCTCTGATGCCTTGGGCCGAAGGCGCCTTTTGCTTGTGGGCGCGGTATTAAGCCTCATTTCTTGCATCGTCTGTGCTGTGACCCCGGCTATTGGTGTGCTGGTTGCCGCGCGCCTCTTGCACGGTATTGGTTCTGGTGCCTGCGTGGTGTTGGCACGCGCCATCGTGCCTGATCTTGCCCGCGGGGCAGAAGCCGCGAAGGCGTTTACCTTGATGATGGTGATTCAATCCGTCGCCCCCGTGGCAGCGCCGGTCCTTGGTGGCATTCTGGCTTCGCCTATTGGGTGGCGCGGCATCTTTTGGGTGCTGGTGGCCTTTTCTGCTTTGCAGGTGTTGGTGGTGTGGCGCGGTATTCCTGAGACTCGTCACGAGCGCGCCCCGCTTCGCATCCGCCCGGTGCTAGCGAATTTCCGCACGGTGCTGGCCAATCGCCGCTTTGTGCAGATGCTTCTGGCTTTTTCTTTCGGCTTCGGCTCCATCTTCAGCTACATCTCCGCCTCTTCCTTCGTGATCCAAGACGTGATGGGCTTTAGCGTGCACATCTACACCCTCTGCTTTGCGGGCAATGCTTTGGGGCTGATGCTCACCGGTTTGCTGAATAACCGTTTGATTGATCGCTTCCGCCAAACCACTTTGCTGCGCGCTGGCCTGGGCGTGTTGTTGCTGGCCAATATCGCCTTGGTGGCGATCACCCTGTTGGGCATGGCTCCGGCCTTGTATTTCCCCGCCCTGTTTTTCTGCGTGGCACCCATCCCGATGGTGATGGGCAATGCTTTTTCTATGGGCACGGATGCGGTGCGTGAATATGCAGGAGCCGCCTCCTCCCTCATGGGTTTTGTGCAATTCCTCGTTGCGGGAATCGCCACCATGTTGGTGGGAATCGGCGGCAATATGGCGTTGGCGATGGCCTTGAGCATGGTGCTGATGAGCGCCATCGCGTTCCTGGCTAGTGCGCGAGTGCCTGAAGCTGATCCAGGTATTGCTTCCTCTCGCGCTTAACCTGCTTCTTATCGCTTCCCTTGAGAGCTTTTCGACGCTGCCTGCGTGGTGCAATCGCGGCCGCCACGGCAGGTGCTGGTTGGGTGAGGTGGGTGCTTGCCTGCTCAAGGTAGCTGCGTTCTTCTTTGAAGGCATAACGAGCCACGAAGGAGAAGATGACTAAGAAGATGATGATCTTGATGGCCATGAGCACAATGCCTAAGTCTTCGCCTAGAGGCGCATTCCAGATAAAGTGCAGGCCCCAACCCAACAGGAAGAAGCCGATAAAGGCGCCGATGCGAGCCGGCAGCGAGCGCTGCTTGATGCTTCGGCCCAAGGCGATGGCAACGCCCACGCCAATGATGC
This window of the Corynebacterium pseudopelargi genome carries:
- a CDS encoding multidrug effflux MFS transporter, with translation MALLRESRISTGLLAGLALLMASGPFAIDMYLPTLPALARDLRTPESSVQLTLTAFMVGMAVGQLVVGTISDALGRRRLLLVGAVLSLISCIVCAVTPAIGVLVAARLLHGIGSGACVVLARAIVPDLARGAEAAKAFTLMMVIQSVAPVAAPVLGGILASPIGWRGIFWVLVAFSALQVLVVWRGIPETRHERAPLRIRPVLANFRTVLANRRFVQMLLAFSFGFGSIFSYISASSFVIQDVMGFSVHIYTLCFAGNALGLMLTGLLNNRLIDRFRQTTLLRAGLGVLLLANIALVAITLLGMAPALYFPALFFCVAPIPMVMGNAFSMGTDAVREYAGAASSLMGFVQFLVAGIATMLVGIGGNMALAMALSMVLMSAIAFLASARVPEADPGIASSRA